The following proteins are encoded in a genomic region of Chryseobacterium cucumeris:
- a CDS encoding helix-turn-helix domain-containing protein, with the protein MDKINLLIIVASVSIFISVLLAIFLFTVKTKNRVSNVLFAVFLIINAIDISDPLFNMVSDGPSNLEIFKNMLVFLQIPVFYLYVLSVCYSDFKLKPQYLLHAFPFLIANLALLPHFYGVDTTSKIHFIENRQNMIELKFNHILLHVQMVIYFVAVFRVLRKSKTLYLENYAGKNISSYHWLFQLTVVLCMVYAIALLKNILKFSDYVYISEEIKAGLLLLSLFIICWYLFKALNHPELFRNVDSKLKLVSEMVSEEKNSEDPVTSDRAYNEDLLKLKNYMVEKKPFLNSSLTIQEVSDEIGIPVRELSLLINHQLGQHFYDFVNTYRIENAMNMLKDETKSKVTILEILYEVGFNSKSSFNTAFKKHTGTTPTLYRKSL; encoded by the coding sequence ATGGATAAGATTAATTTATTAATTATTGTGGCTTCAGTTTCCATATTCATTTCCGTACTTCTTGCTATTTTCCTCTTTACTGTAAAGACAAAAAACAGGGTAAGCAATGTTTTATTTGCTGTTTTTCTCATCATCAACGCTATAGATATTAGCGATCCTTTGTTTAATATGGTGTCTGATGGACCATCCAACCTTGAGATATTCAAAAATATGCTTGTCTTTTTGCAAATACCGGTTTTTTATCTCTATGTGTTGTCTGTTTGTTACTCGGATTTCAAACTGAAACCTCAATATCTGCTGCATGCATTTCCTTTTTTAATTGCCAATCTGGCTTTGCTGCCTCATTTTTATGGAGTAGATACGACATCGAAAATTCACTTTATTGAAAACCGTCAGAACATGATAGAATTGAAGTTTAATCATATTCTGTTACATGTCCAGATGGTTATTTATTTTGTTGCGGTTTTCAGAGTATTAAGAAAATCAAAGACACTTTATCTTGAAAATTATGCCGGGAAAAACATCAGTTCTTACCACTGGTTGTTCCAGCTTACGGTTGTATTGTGTATGGTTTATGCCATTGCTCTTTTAAAAAATATCCTTAAATTTTCAGATTATGTCTACATTTCGGAAGAGATAAAGGCTGGACTTCTATTATTATCCCTTTTTATTATTTGCTGGTATCTTTTCAAAGCACTGAATCATCCTGAGCTTTTCAGAAATGTTGATTCAAAATTGAAACTGGTTTCCGAGATGGTTTCGGAAGAGAAAAACAGTGAAGACCCGGTAACCAGTGACAGGGCATATAATGAGGATCTTTTGAAATTAAAAAATTATATGGTGGAGAAAAAGCCGTTTCTTAATTCCTCACTTACCATTCAGGAGGTTTCGGATGAAATTGGAATTCCTGTCAGAGAACTGTCTCTTTTAATCAATCATCAATTGGGGCAGCATTTCTATGATTTTGTAAATACCTATCGTATAGAAAATGCAATGAATATGTTAAAAGATGAAACCAAAAGTAAGGTGACCATATTAGAAATTCTCTATGAAGTGGGATTCAATTCAAAATCTTCTTTTAATACGGCCTTCAAAAAACATACGGGAACTACACCTACGCTTTATCGTAAAAGTCTGTAA
- a CDS encoding serine hydrolase domain-containing protein — protein MKTSFQFLAVLLFLSSFSFGQKFSAKIDSIIQDNYKKNPEVGISVGFISNNEEYYTAYGNVNKESKSRIDENSLFEIASITKILTANLIAQAVIEHKIKLNDYIDDYLPKEYILHESLKNKIRIADLASHQSGLPDIDFAKLIELNPQQPISNVTQNNLTALINTCNELKDYGKYRYSTIGYTLLGQILEKVYGKSYDTIIREKLTNPLKMTTTLMKNFNVKNKTTGHNQDGGIQEFFNWNVIAPSGLVKSNSADMIRFLKVVLNDKTKVGQAAVIGEKIFYKDDKREIGLGLHISTDDQNTLYLKSGDSMGQSSVICYNRAKKWGIIILLDHRNSKMRQDLLNTIYDTVLK, from the coding sequence ATGAAAACATCATTTCAATTTTTAGCAGTACTGTTATTCTTAAGCAGCTTTTCTTTCGGACAAAAATTTTCCGCAAAAATCGATTCTATCATTCAGGATAATTATAAAAAAAATCCGGAGGTAGGAATCAGCGTTGGCTTTATCAGTAATAATGAAGAATATTATACTGCATATGGTAATGTAAATAAGGAAAGTAAAAGCAGAATTGATGAAAATTCTCTGTTCGAAATTGCCTCCATTACTAAAATTTTAACTGCAAATTTAATTGCCCAGGCAGTGATAGAACACAAAATAAAACTGAATGATTATATAGATGATTATCTTCCCAAAGAGTATATTTTGCATGAAAGTCTTAAAAATAAAATCAGAATTGCTGATCTCGCCTCGCATCAATCCGGTTTACCGGATATCGACTTTGCAAAATTAATAGAATTGAATCCACAGCAGCCTATAAGCAATGTCACCCAAAATAACTTGACAGCTTTAATCAATACCTGCAATGAGCTGAAAGATTATGGCAAGTACAGGTATTCTACTATTGGATACACTTTACTGGGGCAGATTCTGGAAAAAGTGTATGGAAAGAGTTATGATACCATTATCAGAGAAAAGCTGACAAATCCATTGAAAATGACTACCACATTAATGAAGAATTTTAACGTGAAAAACAAAACGACAGGCCACAATCAGGATGGCGGAATTCAGGAATTTTTTAATTGGAATGTTATTGCTCCCTCCGGATTGGTAAAATCTAATTCAGCCGATATGATCAGATTTTTAAAGGTAGTATTAAATGATAAAACAAAAGTAGGACAGGCTGCTGTAATAGGGGAAAAAATCTTTTACAAAGATGACAAAAGAGAAATAGGATTAGGTTTACATATCTCAACGGATGATCAAAATACGCTCTATTTAAAATCCGGAGATTCTATGGGGCAGTCTTCTGTCATATGTTACAACAGGGCTAAAAAGTGGGGAATTATTATCCTTCTTGATCATAGAAACTCAAAGATGAGACAGGATCTTCTGAATACAATTTATGATACCGTCCTGAAATAA